One region of Candidatus Bathyarchaeia archaeon genomic DNA includes:
- a CDS encoding ribbon-helix-helix domain-containing protein, with translation MIEMGRISVELSDELEKKLRFKTIERFGGKKGDLSRAVEEAVKTWVAEEK, from the coding sequence ATGATTGAAATGGGACGAATCAGCGTAGAGCTGTCAGATGAACTGGAAAAGAAGCTCAGGTTCAAGACGATTGAGAGATTTGGCGGGAAAAAGGGCGACCTATCCAGAGCTGTCGAAGAAGCCGTGAAAACATGGGTTGCCGAAGAAAAATAG
- a CDS encoding chorismate-binding protein, with amino-acid sequence MAKCIKCGAEVGSPKKRWKMTGRPDKTGKRMQLEIGLFECPKCHSKFRVALSKRKI; translated from the coding sequence ATGGCTAAATGCATTAAGTGTGGAGCAGAAGTTGGCTCACCGAAGAAAAGATGGAAAATGACTGGACGACCCGACAAGACAGGCAAGAGAATGCAGCTGGAAATCGGTCTCTTCGAGTGTCCAAAATGTCACAGTAAGTTCAGAGTCGCTTTAAGCAAACGAAAAATATGA